One window from the genome of Pseudomonas fluorescens encodes:
- a CDS encoding PA3496 family putative envelope integrity protein encodes MTQSYEERSAVKTRRQQEDQRRMAFRRAIEDRYEQRQLLAEISEFPDAAEFNYWQASSAVSRRNAQPGQ; translated from the coding sequence ATGACCCAGTCCTACGAAGAACGCAGCGCCGTCAAAACCCGTCGTCAGCAGGAAGATCAGCGCCGCATGGCGTTCCGTCGCGCCATCGAAGACCGCTATGAGCAGCGTCAGCTCCTGGCCGAGATCAGCGAATTTCCTGACGCGGCAGAATTCAATTACTGGCAGGCATCGTCGGCGGTTTCCCGTCGAAACGCTCAACCAGGCCAATGA
- a CDS encoding LysR family transcriptional regulator has protein sequence MRKSLMRMTLRQLQIFNEVCDLRSYSRAADEMSLTQPAVSLQIRSLEELIGQPLFEYVGKKLYMTEAAEALQRASRDIFGRLENLDMQLSDMQGSLQGQLKLAVESSAKYFVPHLFAAFKRQHPEVNLNLTVVNRGQVIRRLSDNRDDLVIMSMVPQDMGLEFLPFLNNPIVAVAPPDHPLSHLGPLRLQDLEPYTLLLREPGSGTRLACEEYFKEKRVHFTQTLEVASAEAQRECVVAGLGVALLTRHAVSRELSSGALIELPVEELPLYRSWCLVQARAKRLSPVAHAFLAFVRGERAQIIGLVERFDGKPPTMPASN, from the coding sequence ATGCGTAAGTCATTGATGCGTATGACATTGCGTCAATTGCAGATTTTCAACGAGGTGTGCGACCTGAGGTCTTACAGCCGTGCAGCCGACGAAATGTCTCTCACACAACCGGCCGTTAGCCTACAGATTCGATCCCTGGAAGAGCTGATTGGCCAGCCGCTGTTCGAGTATGTCGGCAAGAAACTCTACATGACCGAAGCCGCCGAAGCCCTGCAACGTGCCAGCCGAGACATCTTCGGGCGCCTGGAAAACCTCGATATGCAGCTCTCGGACATGCAGGGGTCGCTGCAAGGCCAATTGAAGCTGGCGGTGGAATCCAGCGCCAAGTACTTCGTCCCGCACCTGTTCGCCGCGTTCAAGCGCCAGCATCCGGAGGTCAATCTGAACCTCACGGTGGTCAACCGGGGCCAGGTCATCCGCCGCCTCTCGGACAACCGTGACGACCTGGTGATCATGTCCATGGTGCCCCAGGACATGGGCCTGGAGTTCCTGCCCTTCCTCAACAATCCGATCGTCGCCGTGGCGCCGCCCGATCATCCGCTGAGCCACCTGGGTCCGCTGCGCTTGCAGGACCTGGAGCCCTACACGCTGCTGTTGCGCGAACCGGGGTCCGGCACACGACTGGCCTGCGAGGAATACTTCAAGGAGAAACGGGTGCACTTCACCCAGACGCTGGAAGTGGCGTCGGCGGAGGCCCAGCGCGAATGCGTGGTGGCCGGGCTGGGCGTGGCGCTGTTGACGCGCCACGCCGTGAGCCGGGAGCTGTCGTCCGGCGCACTCATCGAGCTGCCGGTGGAGGAGTTGCCGCTGTACCGCAGTTGGTGCCTGGTGCAGGCCAGGGCCAAGCGCCTGTCACCGGTGGCCCACGCCTTCCTGGCGTTCGTGCGCGGCGAGCGCGCTCAGATCATTGGCCTGGTTGAGCGTTTCGACGGGAAACCGCCGACGATGCCTGCCAGTAATTGA
- the hexR gene encoding transcriptional regulator HexR, with product MNLLQHIAQSRHLLRKSELKVADHVLLDPAAVMHSSMADLAHSVGISEPTIVRFCRAIGCSGFQDLKLKLAQSLAAGASFGQFAIHEDDSVADYSLKIFDTTLHTLMEVREKLDPVALQKAVTAMSQAQRVEFYGFGASGAVAADAQHKFFRLLLTAAAYSDPHMQAMSAVTLKPTDVAICISQSGRSKDLLITANLVRESGASLITLCPSQTPLAELSTVNLAIDVHEDTEIYTPLTSRIAHLVVIDVLAMGVAMARGPSLVNHLKSVKRSLRSLRLSPKSVKALDD from the coding sequence TTGAACCTGTTGCAACACATCGCCCAGTCACGCCACTTGCTGCGCAAGTCGGAGCTGAAAGTTGCCGATCACGTACTGCTTGATCCCGCGGCCGTGATGCATAGCTCCATGGCCGATCTTGCCCACAGCGTCGGCATCAGCGAACCGACCATCGTGCGCTTCTGCCGGGCCATCGGTTGCTCGGGTTTCCAGGACCTGAAACTCAAGCTGGCGCAAAGCCTGGCCGCCGGGGCGAGCTTCGGTCAGTTTGCGATCCATGAAGATGACTCGGTGGCGGACTACAGCCTGAAAATCTTCGACACCACCCTGCATACGCTGATGGAGGTTCGCGAGAAGCTTGACCCGGTGGCGTTGCAAAAAGCCGTCACGGCCATGTCCCAGGCCCAGCGTGTCGAATTCTATGGTTTCGGCGCTTCGGGCGCGGTGGCGGCCGATGCCCAGCACAAGTTCTTCCGGTTGCTGCTCACGGCGGCAGCCTATTCCGACCCGCACATGCAAGCCATGTCGGCGGTGACGTTGAAACCCACCGATGTGGCGATCTGTATTTCCCAGTCGGGGCGTTCCAAGGATCTGCTGATCACCGCGAACCTGGTGCGTGAAAGCGGTGCCTCGTTGATCACCTTGTGCCCGAGCCAGACGCCACTGGCGGAGCTGTCCACGGTGAACCTGGCCATCGACGTGCATGAAGACACCGAGATCTACACGCCGCTGACCTCGCGCATCGCCCACCTGGTGGTGATCGACGTCTTGGCAATGGGCGTCGCCATGGCCCGTGGCCCGAGCCTGGTCAACCACCTCAAGAGCGTGAAGCGCAGCCTTCGCAGCCTGCGGCTGTCGCCCAAGTCGGTGAAGGCGCTGGACGACTGA